Genomic segment of Cytophagia bacterium CHB2:
GCAGTTTGTTGGGCGCGCAGGGAATGTCGCCGCGAAAATGGCGGCAATCGAATTTGATATCGGACAATTGCATGAGTTCAGATCAAAGATTGAAAGATTTCTGATTTAGCTTTTCAGTGGAACCGGCGATGGCGAGTGGCTTCAAATTTTTCGAATGAGGGCCGAGCCCCATTTATCCGGCAACTCGACGATTTTCTCAGGCTTGTCTTTCATGTACTCATTCACGGCGCGTGAGACGGCGCGCTGGGATTCCGGCGAGTTGTAATCATGCGCAAACAAATAGCCGCCGCTGACGAGACGCGGGTAGAAAAATTCCATGCCTGCCACAGTGGGCTTGTAAAGATCCAGATCGAGCATGACAAAAGCGAATTTTTCGTTTTCCAGCCCTTGCGCCGTTTCAGGAAAATAGCCGGGCTTGAAAACAACATGTTTGAGATCGCCGAGCGCGCGCTTCACCAGGTCAATACTC
This window contains:
- a CDS encoding methyltransferase, giving the protein MKFPTYDQSIAQLVSAADDPVRYAAVALAVKSLHAQNIAGSFAEVGVYRGELSRLLHTLAPERDLYLFDTFAGFPESDLERQDARFRDTSIDLVKRALGDLKHVVFKPGYFPETAQGLENEKFAFVMLDLDLYKPTVAGMEFFYPRLVSGGYLFAHDYNSPESQRAVSRAVNEYMKDKPEKIVELPDKWGSALIRKI